TTCCGGCTATATTCTTATTATTAAACATATTTACCTCTACCTTGCAGTGATTTATTCCAAGGTCTATTACATCAATATATATTTCAATCTGATTATCTATTTGTACAGGTTTTATAAAATATGTGCTTATACTGTCCACTACCAACATATTGGCATTACTTTTCTGTCTTAAAGTCACAATGGCCATAGTAGACAAAATCATATTTAAAGAACTCCATGAAGCTGTTCCTATATCATTTAACATCTCTGGAGTTATCTTTCCTATAAAACAAAATTTATTATCCCTTACCTGACACTGAAATTTCTTCAATATCAGATCTTCTAATGTCTCTCCTACTTGAGGCTGTCTTGCCATATAATGAAGTGCTTTTATTATATCTTTTTTAGTTATAATTCCTATGAGTTTTTTATGATTTACCACTGGAAATACTTCCAATCCTTTTAAATCCATCATATGGGCTGCATAGGCCACTGTAGTTTTGGGTTTTACTACAATAGGCTCTTTATGCATTATCTTACTTAAAGCTTCATTATCTGAATTACAACTTAACAGATCCTCTGAAGATACAATTCCTATTACTCTTTTTTTGTCATCTATCACAGGATATATTTTATAATTAACTTTTTCCATAACTTTTTTCCATACATGCACCGTATCTGTATCCTTAAGATAACAAGGATCACCCTGCATTATATCTTCCACAAGAACTATTTCTTTTTTTATCAAATTTTCTGAAAGTGCTCTATTTATCATACTTGCCACTGTAAAGGTATCATAATTTGCAGATATTATTGGAAGACATTTCCTGTTTGCCAATTTCCTTGTTTCACTGCTGCATTTGAAACCTCCTGTTATAAGAACTCCTGCCCCATTTAAAAGGGCAAGTTTTTGAACGTCCTCTCTGTTACCTGTTATAACCAGACAGTCTTTTTCTATATACTGCTTCATAGTGTCTATGGTCATGGCTCCTATTATGAAATGATGTAATATCTTATATATTCCATCTTTTCCCCCAAGCAAATTTCCATCTATAATATTTATAACATCCCCATAAGTTAATTTTTCTATATTTTTCTTTTCAACCTTTTCTATCCTTACGGTTCCCACTCTAGGAATGGTAGTAACTATACCAAGATCAGCAGAATGTTTTATGGCTCTATATACGGTTCCATGACTAACACCCAATTCACTGGCTACACTCCTAACTGAAATTCTGGTCCCAGCTTTTAATGAAAGTATATATTTCATTAGCTTTTCATGTTTTGACATTCAACAAGTTCCTACCTTTCTTTTCTTAGTTCCTCCGCTATTTTTTCAATTCTTCTCAATCTATGATTTACCCCGGATTTACCTACTTTTGGGGTCAGCATTTCACCCAACTCTTTTAAGGATTCATCTGGATATTTTAATCTTAATTGTGCAATTTCTTTTAAATTAGTAGGAAGTCTATTTAGTCCTATTTCTCTTTGTATAAGTTTTATACTTTCAGATTGTCTTACAGATGCATTTACAGTTTTACTTAAATTTGCAGTTTCACAATTTACAAGCCTATTAACATTATTTCTCATTTCCTTTATTATTCTTATGTTCTCCAATTCAAGAAGAGAAGAATGAGCTCCTATTATATTTAATAAATCTACTATTTGTTCTCCCTCTTTAATGTAAATTATAAAACTATTTTTTCTCTGTATTACTTTAGAATTTAACCCATATCCATTTATAAGTCTACTCAATTCCTTAGCATATTCATTGTTATGGGTAACAAATTCAAGATGATAGGTTTTTTCTGGGTTGCTGATACTGCCCCCTCCTAAAAAAGCCCCTTTGATATAGGCTCTTTTAAGCTGTTCACTTTCCATAATATTTTTAGGTATACTGTAATCTAAAGAAAAAACACCCTCTTCTTCTTTTAAAATCCCCACTTTTTTAAGTAAGGATTTTACATCCATATTTTCCGTTATCATTATCATATAAACATTATTCTTCTTAAAGGAATTATTCTTTTTAACAAGTATTTTGGTATGTATATTAAACTTATCCTTTAATATTCTAAATATAAGTCTAGCAGTAGCAGCATTTTCAGTAATTATTTTAAAATTAAACTGTTTATTTGCACCTAAAAGCAGGGTTCCGCTCACTTTCATTATTGCAGATAATTCTGCCACCGCTTCCCTTTCACTAATAATTTTATATCTACAAATTTCATTTTTTACTTTCAATGAAAATGACATGTCTCTCTCCCACTTACTTTTTATTTTCTTTTAATCTCTCTGACAAATAGAAATATTCTATTCTCTTCTTTCTATCATACAAAAGCTTTTTATCCATAATAGTTTCTATTAGTATGGATGCTAATTTTTCAGAGTTATGCCTTATTAAACCATTTTTAATACTTATAAAATCTCCTTCAATAACTTTTACGCCTAAAGAAGATATATTATCATCATTTATCTTTACCAAATGGGATTCTTCTTCTTTGTATTTCCCTTCTAATTCTACATCTATCTTTCCCACATTAACAATAACATAATCCATTATATCATTTCCTACATGCTTAAAAATAGTACTTATATGATCCTCTACAGAAAATCCATCTGTTTCTCCCGGCTGTGTCATTATATTTGAAACATACAGTCTTATAGCTGGGGTTTTTCTTACTGCATTTGCTATATCTTTTACCAAAAGGTTCGGGATTACACTGGTATAAAGACTTCCCGGCCCCAATATTATGGCATCTGCTTCTAATATGGCATCCACTGCTTCCCTTAAAGCCCTGGCATTTTCAGGTTCTATAAATATTTTATCTATACAGGTATTTTGAACAGTAGCCTGATAGGGAATATTGGATTCTCCAGATACTACAGTGCCATTCTTTAATCTTGCCTTTAAGACCAAATTATCTAAGGTAACTGGCATTACTCTTCCTGTTACTGCAAGTACAGAACTCATTTTATGAACGGCCTCTTCAAAGTTTCCTGATATGCCATCCATAGCTGCTAGAAATAAATTGCCAAAACTCTGATTTTTCAACCTTCCATTTTTAAATCTATACTGTAAAAGTTCTTCCATAAGAGGTTCCGTATCTGCAAGAGCCATTATACAATTTCTTATATCTCCAGGGGGAAGCATTCCAAGATCCTCTCTAAGATCTCCAGACCCCCCTCCATCATCTGCCACAGTAACTATAGCTGTTATATTTGAAGTATAATACTTAAGACCTCTAAGCATAGTAGAAAGACCAGTGCCTCCCCCTATGGCAACAATTTTAGGACCTTTGATTAATAAACGTTTCTCATATATTAAATTTTCTAACTTTTTAGAATCTAAAGATACACTCAAATATCCTTTATTTATAAGGGCTATTATAGATCTCATTCCCTGAGTTACAGAAATATATACTACAAAAATTCCTGATGCCATCAAAAATACATAAAAAGATATATAATAATAACTATACAATCTTCTATTTATAAACTCAATTACTCCAAATATTATAAAAAGTACCCCCATAGCCCCCAACATAACCCATCTTTTAACCTTAATGCCAGGTCTAAACCAATCTATAATCTTCATAGCTTTTTACCACCTTTAATATCTTCTTCTATATCCCTGTGGTCTATATTCACTCTATGGCCATTATTTTTTAATCTGTTATAAATAGTGTTTGCAATGGTTACAGAACGGTGTCTTCCCCCTGTACATCCTATAGATACAATAAGCTGTCTTTTACCTTCCTTCAAATAATTTGGTATTAGAAATTCAAGTATATCCTCCAATTTATCTATAAACTCAACAGTTTCCTTAAAGTCCATTATATAGTCAACTACAATTTTATCTCTGCCGGAATGCTTTTTAAGTTCAGGAATGTAGAAAGGATTAGGTAGAAATCTCACATCAAATACCAGATCCGAATCAACAGGTATGCCATATTTAAATCCGAAAGAAAGCACGGTAACTATCAATTGAGTCTCCATTTGGCCTTCTTCGGAATATATCCTCGTTATCTCTTCCCTGAGTTCTCTTGTTGCCAATTTAGATGTATCTATTATGTTATCTGACCTATCTTTTATTTCTCTAAGTCTATTTCTTTCCATAAGTATTCCGTTTAAAATTCTGCCATCAGGTGCCAGAGGGTGTTTTCTTCTAGATTCTTTAAATCTTTTAATCAATACTTCATCTGAAGCATCTAAAAATAATATTTCATATTTATATCCTTGTTTTTGTAGATAATTTAAACTTTCAAATATATCATCAAAAAACTGTCCTCCTCTTATATCTATAACAAGTGCTATCTTATCAATTTTTCCATCAGTTTGATAACAGGCCTCTGCAAATTTAGGTATTAGTGTAGGAGGCAAATTATCTACACAAAAAAATCCTAAATCTTCTAAATTTCTTATAGCTTGAGTTTTTCCTGCTCCTGACAATCCTGTTACTATAACAAATCTCACAGTTACATCCCTCCATGAGCAATATTTTATTTAGTCATATCAAATTCACAATTATAGTACATATTTATTTCTTAATTATAACATACCAAGCTGCTACGATAAAATATAACTAAAAAGGAGAATCCAGTGCAGTATACACTAATCCTCCAGCTTTAATGTCTTACCTTTACCTAGTCTTCCCCTATAATTCTAACTTCAGTATATAAATCTATATCAAAGTTTTGCCTTACCCTATCCTGTACAATAGATATTAAAGTCAAAATATCTTTTGCAGTAGCATTTCCTTTGTTTATTATAAAACCTGAGTGCTTTTCAGATACCTGTGCATCTCCTACACTTTCTCCTTTTAAGCCACTGTCTTCTATGAGCTTCGCAGCAAAATGTCCCTGGGGTCTTTTAAAAGTGCTTCCTGCTGAAGCATACTCCAAAGGTTGTTTTTCATTTCTTCTTCTGCTTAAGTCTTCTATACGATTCATTATATTTTCTTTATCGCCTTTTTCCAGATTGAATGTAACTTCTAAAATGGTATATCCATTTTTTAATATAGAACTCATTCTATATCCAAGTTCCATTTCTTCTCTATTAAGTACTATAATTTCTCCACTATTGCATATAACTTTAGCACTTTCTATTACATTTGAAATTTCTCCATTATAGGCGCCTGCATTCATAGTGACTGCACCACCTACGCTTCCTGGTATTCCACAGGCAAACTCAAATCCTGTTAAACAATTTTCTAATGCTGTAGTTGAAATATCCTTTAATGATACACCACTTTCTGTAATAATTTTATTTCCTTTAACTTGAATTTTGTTTAACTTTACGAGCTTGATCATTGCTCCCCTTATACCACCATCTTTTACCAGCAAATTAGAGCCATTTCCCATTATATAATAAGGCATATTTTCTTTTTTACATAATTTCACCACATCTACTACCTGGTTAAAATTTTTAGGGGTAAGTAATATATCTACAGGTCCTCCTACTTTAAATGAAGTATGTTCTTTCATGGGCTCATCTATTTTTATGTCCTCTATATCCAATATCTCTCTTAACTTTATAGCAAAATCTTCAAACTTATTCATCGTAAATATTCTCCTCGAAAATTAAAATTATGTACTATACTCAGTATAATGTATGTATAATTCTTAATCAATATTTAGATATACTCCTTCTAAAATTAGCAATATAATAACTGCTGCATTATTTAATTTATAATTTTCATATTTATTTAATACCACTAATTATAATATATTGCCATATAAAACTAAATTGGTTTAACTTTTATATCCTCTAAAATAAGAAATTATACTTTCTGCTGTACGCATATCTATAGAGGGGGTATTTATAAGCTCCTCTATACTTGCTTTTTTTATATTTTCTACACTTAAAAATCTCTTTAAAAGCTCTTTTCTTCTTTTAACTCCTACATTGGGTATATCCTCTAATACAGAATGAAGTACCCTCTTACTTCTAAGACTTCTATGATAAGTGACAGCAAATCTATGAACTTCATCCTGTATTCGGGTAATGAGTTTAATTATATTAGAGTTCCTATTCAATGGCATTTCTTCATTTTTATAAACAAGTCCCCTAGTTCTATGTTTGTCGTCCTTTACCATGCCGCATACAGTTATATCTATGTTAAATTCTTTTAATACCTCAAGAGCTGCACTTACTTGAATTTTTCCTCCATCCATAAGAATCAAATCAGGAAAAAAGCTAAATTTTCCTGCACTAAACTCCAATTCCTTTTCTTTTATTCTCTTTATTTCTTCCATACCATTTTGGAACCTTCTTCTTAGGATCTCTTTCATGCTCTCATAATCATTGGCCCCTTTTACCCCATTAATTTTGAATCTCCTATAATCGTTATGCTTTGGCCTTCCATTTTCAAAGACCACCATGGTACCTACAGAATCTACCCCCTGAATATTAGATACATCATAGGCTTCTATCCTATGCGGTATATCATCCAGATTAAGTATTTCCATAAGTTCTTCCAGAGACGTTTCATACATTTTTTTATCTTGAATGAATTTTAATTTAAAGTTCTGTAAAGTGGTCCTAGCATTTTTTTCTACTAAATTTAAAATTGCCTTTTTATCGCCTTTTTGGGGTATTCTAATATGTACCTTAGAATTCTTTTTAATACTAAGCCAATCTTCTAATAATTGAACATCATAAATTTCCGGTACATATATGGTTTTTGCTATATATGCTGTACCTCCATAAAATTCCTTAATAAAGTTTGCTATTATTTCTCCCTTAGGAAGATCCTGCGTATCTTCTATAATAAAATGTTCTCTTCCTATTATTTTTCCCGTTCTTGAGAAAAACACTTGAATACAACTATCTTTTTCATCAGAGTGTATATTTATAAAATCTTCATCTTCAAAACCGCCAGTGGTTATTTTTTGTTTTTCAATAATCTTTTCTAACGCAAAAATCTTGTCTCTCAGTTCCGCTGCCTTCTCAAATTCCATATTTTGAGATGAAGCATCCATATCCTCTTTTAGTTTTTTAATTATATCTTTGTTCTTTCCTGATAAGAAATCCATAACTCCTGATATAATTTTCCCATATTCTTCTTTACTGATATGACCAGTACACGGTGCCTTGCACAATCCTATATGATAATTTAGACAAGGTCTACCTTTTACATCTCCTGTTTTTATGTTAAGCCTGCAGTTCCTTATAGGAAATATCTTCTTTATAACCTCCATGGTTTCATAAACTGCCCCCGTACTTATATAGGGTCCAAAGTATTTTGCCCCGTCTTTTATCTTATTTCTGGCACATATTATCCTTGGAAAATCTTCATTTAGAGTTATCTTTATAAGTGGATATATTTTATCATCTTTTAACAATATATTGTATCTGGGTCTATATTTTTTTATTAAATTACACTCTAATACAAGGGCTTCCATCTCAGAATCTGTAACTATATACTCAAACTCTGAAATATGTTTAACCATTGTTCTTACTTTTTCAGAATGATTTTTAGACTTCTGAAAATATTGTCTAACCCTATTTTTTAAGACCTTTGCCTTTCCTACATATATTACTTCTCCTAAAGAATTTTTCATTAAATATACTCCAGGTTTATCCGGCAATATTTTTAACTGCTGCTCAAAATCAAACACTAAATTCACTCCTAAGATTATTTATATATAACTGGAAGTTTATATATAGTAAATAAAAGCCCGAATATCATTAAAAGTTCTTCTATGGTACAACCAATTTTAGAATTAGTCTTGTAAGTTAAAGGCATCTTGAATTTTTTATTTTTAAAAGGATAAAACAATGGTACTCCTCTATCTGTAATCATATCACATAATAGGTGCATGCCATAACCTATAATAAAATAATATACTAAATAATGTAAATTATACATATTCCCTAAATATCCTATAATAAAGGAAAACATTATCATGCCTGTTAAACTATGAGTTAGTCCGTTTCTGTGAGTAGATAAAGCTATTATAAAAAATGATATACCAATGGCCTTAATTACGGGCTCCCCTTTATATAAATAATCGTACCAAAGTAATATTGTTCCTAAACAACTATAAAAAACAATTTTAGTAAGCTTATTTCTAAAAGGAAGTATATATTTATTTATTATACTTTTTGGATGATCTATATCTGGGAGTATGGATGCAAATATAACTACAAAAATACCAATATAGTTAAACTTTCCGGGAAGTATATCATAAACAGATAAAAAAGTAACTACTCCAACACCTGCATGAGTTTTACCCTTCATATTTTCTCCTTTAAAAACAATTATAATATCAAATTTCCATTTAACGACTTTTTAAGTACCTATATTATAACATTAAATTCAGAGAAACTTTATCTTTTGCTTCGAAATTTCCCGATAAAAATTTAAATTTTAACTATTTTCGAAGTGCAGTCCTTATCACCTCTGATGCTATAGAAGCAGCTAGTTTTCCTCCTTGTCCTCCATTCTCTACAATCACCGCCACTGCTACCTGGGGATCCTCATAAGGCGCAAATCCTATAAACCAGGCATGTGGAGCGGAATTTTTCCCTTGTGATTCATTATCTGCTGTTCCAGTTTTTCCTGCCACTTCCACTCCTTCTACAGAAGCATTGGTTCCTGTTCCTGATTCTACTACAGATCTCATCACATCTTTCATAGTAGCAGCTACATCTGAAGAAATTATCTGACCTACTTGTTCTGGTTGTATATTCTTTACTTCCTCTCCCTGACTATTTGTTACATCACTTACCAGATGAGGTTTCATCAAAACTCCGCCATTTGCTATAACACTTGTAACCACTGCCATTTGAAGGGGACTTGCCAAATCGCTGCTCTGTCCTATGGCACTCTGGGCTATACTTCCTTTTTCATAAGATTTCAATTCAGGAAATTTACTAGGTTCTACTGGTATACCGTCTGCAGGAATTTCCTTATTAAAGAAAAATTTTTCTGCAGTTTGTTTTAATTTTTCATTCCCAAGTTCAAGACCTAGAGAGCCAAAATATACATTACTAGAATGAGTATATGCATCTTTAAAATTAATACTCCCTAAAACTTCCCCTTGAAAATTATGAAGAGTATAATCCCCTCCTATATATAACTCTCCGGTATCCTGAAAATACCTTCCCTGAATTCCACTTATATTTTCTAAAGCACTTATGGCAGTTATGGTTTTAAAAGTAGATCCTGGTGGATAAAGTCCTGCTGTAACCCTATTTATGAGAGGTCTATTTTCGTCTTTATTCAACTGCTCCCAAGTACTTCCTAAATCATTTGGATCAAAAGATGGTTTTGATACCATGGCTATTACCTCTCCAGTTTTAGGATTTAATACCACTACTGCTCCTTTGTTATCTCCCAATAAATCATAAGCTGCTTTCTGTGTCTCTAAATCCAAAGTTGTTTTTAAATTATTACCAACTTTTTTTTGAGTTTTTCCTTTATTCTCAATGAGGCTTTTTATACTATCCTTAATATTTGTAGACATTAATTCTTCATCATACTTTCTTTCAAGTCCTGTAATTCCATACTTGATGTCTACATAGCCTAGTGCATGGGCAAACATTGCACCTCCGGTGTATTCTCTTTTTTGATTTTCTTGATCTATAGGTTCACTTTTAGTGAGAGCATTCCCATTCCTATCATATATAGTTCCTCTAAGCACCTCATTCCTCTTTATCCATAATCTTCTGTTATAAGCATTATTGACTATATTAGGTCCAATGGCCATCTCAAAATAAGTCATATAAGAAATGAGTGCTATGAAACATATTAAAAAAACCATCATTACCTTTTTTATATTATTCAATATGTCATTCATCTTACTACCTACCTTCTTCCGATATCTTTTGTATTATACCTAAAGAAAAAAATGTTATAAGCATGGAACTGCCTCCCCTACTCACTAGTGGAAGAGTTATACCTGTAAGAGGAATTGCATTCATAACTCCTCCCACTATAACTAAAACCTGTGATGCTATCATTGCACTATAACCTACTGCAAGAAGTCTTGAAAACTCATCATTACCATATACCGCAGCTCTCATACATCTATAAAATAATAAAAAATATAATATTATTATAGAAAAACCTATTAATATTCCTAATTCTTCACAAAGTACAGCAAATATAAAATCCGTAGTGTTAATAGGAACATATTCTGGATGCCCTAGTCCCAGGCCTGTACCTGTAAGGCCTCCAGAGGCTATAGAAAACATAGATTGTACAATTTGATAACTTTCATTGGTGGCATAGGGCCAGGGATTTTTCCATATCATAATTCTAGTTCTAACATGATTAAATAACTTATAACTGAGGAAAGCTCCTCCGGACGAAAGTAAAAAACAAATCAATACATACCTGAATTTAGAAGTAGCTATATAAAGCATGGTTATAGCTATTCCAAAAAATATAAGGGCAGAACCCAAATCCTTTTGAAGTACCATAAAAGCTAAAGATATCATTACTACTATACCTGGTACTATTAAGTTTTTAAAATTTTTATAGTTTTTTAAATCTGATGCCAAATATGCTACTAAAAACAATTTTGCAAATTCTGAAGGCTGGAATTGAATTCCCGCTAAATTCACCCAGTTTTTAGCACCATTTATTTCATTTCCTGTGGCACTACCCACAACTGTACCCATTCCCATAAATATCAATGTGCATATTAAATATATGTATTTATACTTGCTAAATCTGCTGGTATC
This genomic interval from Clostridium kluyveri contains the following:
- a CDS encoding DRTGG domain-containing protein, producing MSKHEKLMKYILSLKAGTRISVRSVASELGVSHGTVYRAIKHSADLGIVTTIPRVGTVRIEKVEKKNIEKLTYGDVINIIDGNLLGGKDGIYKILHHFIIGAMTIDTMKQYIEKDCLVITGNREDVQKLALLNGAGVLITGGFKCSSETRKLANRKCLPIISANYDTFTVASMINRALSENLIKKEIVLVEDIMQGDPCYLKDTDTVHVWKKVMEKVNYKIYPVIDDKKRVIGIVSSEDLLSCNSDNEALSKIMHKEPIVVKPKTTVAYAAHMMDLKGLEVFPVVNHKKLIGIITKKDIIKALHYMARQPQVGETLEDLILKKFQCQVRDNKFCFIGKITPEMLNDIGTASWSSLNMILSTMAIVTLRQKSNANMLVVDSISTYFIKPVQIDNQIEIYIDVIDLGINHCKVEVNMFNNKNIAGKSILSARIIRK
- the whiA gene encoding DNA-binding protein WhiA, translating into MSFSLKVKNEICRYKIISEREAVAELSAIMKVSGTLLLGANKQFNFKIITENAATARLIFRILKDKFNIHTKILVKKNNSFKKNNVYMIMITENMDVKSLLKKVGILKEEEGVFSLDYSIPKNIMESEQLKRAYIKGAFLGGGSISNPEKTYHLEFVTHNNEYAKELSRLINGYGLNSKVIQRKNSFIIYIKEGEQIVDLLNIIGAHSSLLELENIRIIKEMRNNVNRLVNCETANLSKTVNASVRQSESIKLIQREIGLNRLPTNLKEIAQLRLKYPDESLKELGEMLTPKVGKSGVNHRLRRIEKIAEELRKER
- a CDS encoding gluconeogenesis factor YvcK family protein, which codes for MKIIDWFRPGIKVKRWVMLGAMGVLFIIFGVIEFINRRLYSYYYISFYVFLMASGIFVVYISVTQGMRSIIALINKGYLSVSLDSKKLENLIYEKRLLIKGPKIVAIGGGTGLSTMLRGLKYYTSNITAIVTVADDGGGSGDLREDLGMLPPGDIRNCIMALADTEPLMEELLQYRFKNGRLKNQSFGNLFLAAMDGISGNFEEAVHKMSSVLAVTGRVMPVTLDNLVLKARLKNGTVVSGESNIPYQATVQNTCIDKIFIEPENARALREAVDAILEADAIILGPGSLYTSVIPNLLVKDIANAVRKTPAIRLYVSNIMTQPGETDGFSVEDHISTIFKHVGNDIMDYVIVNVGKIDVELEGKYKEEESHLVKINDDNISSLGVKVIEGDFISIKNGLIRHNSEKLASILIETIMDKKLLYDRKKRIEYFYLSERLKENKK
- the rapZ gene encoding RNase adapter RapZ; the protein is MRFVIVTGLSGAGKTQAIRNLEDLGFFCVDNLPPTLIPKFAEACYQTDGKIDKIALVIDIRGGQFFDDIFESLNYLQKQGYKYEILFLDASDEVLIKRFKESRRKHPLAPDGRILNGILMERNRLREIKDRSDNIIDTSKLATRELREEITRIYSEEGQMETQLIVTVLSFGFKYGIPVDSDLVFDVRFLPNPFYIPELKKHSGRDKIVVDYIMDFKETVEFIDKLEDILEFLIPNYLKEGKRQLIVSIGCTGGRHRSVTIANTIYNRLKNNGHRVNIDHRDIEEDIKGGKKL
- the murB gene encoding UDP-N-acetylmuramate dehydrogenase, translated to MNKFEDFAIKLREILDIEDIKIDEPMKEHTSFKVGGPVDILLTPKNFNQVVDVVKLCKKENMPYYIMGNGSNLLVKDGGIRGAMIKLVKLNKIQVKGNKIITESGVSLKDISTTALENCLTGFEFACGIPGSVGGAVTMNAGAYNGEISNVIESAKVICNSGEIIVLNREEMELGYRMSSILKNGYTILEVTFNLEKGDKENIMNRIEDLSRRRNEKQPLEYASAGSTFKRPQGHFAAKLIEDSGLKGESVGDAQVSEKHSGFIINKGNATAKDILTLISIVQDRVRQNFDIDLYTEVRIIGED
- the uvrC gene encoding excinuclease ABC subunit UvrC, whose protein sequence is MFDFEQQLKILPDKPGVYLMKNSLGEVIYVGKAKVLKNRVRQYFQKSKNHSEKVRTMVKHISEFEYIVTDSEMEALVLECNLIKKYRPRYNILLKDDKIYPLIKITLNEDFPRIICARNKIKDGAKYFGPYISTGAVYETMEVIKKIFPIRNCRLNIKTGDVKGRPCLNYHIGLCKAPCTGHISKEEYGKIISGVMDFLSGKNKDIIKKLKEDMDASSQNMEFEKAAELRDKIFALEKIIEKQKITTGGFEDEDFINIHSDEKDSCIQVFFSRTGKIIGREHFIIEDTQDLPKGEIIANFIKEFYGGTAYIAKTIYVPEIYDVQLLEDWLSIKKNSKVHIRIPQKGDKKAILNLVEKNARTTLQNFKLKFIQDKKMYETSLEELMEILNLDDIPHRIEAYDVSNIQGVDSVGTMVVFENGRPKHNDYRRFKINGVKGANDYESMKEILRRRFQNGMEEIKRIKEKELEFSAGKFSFFPDLILMDGGKIQVSAALEVLKEFNIDITVCGMVKDDKHRTRGLVYKNEEMPLNRNSNIIKLITRIQDEVHRFAVTYHRSLRSKRVLHSVLEDIPNVGVKRRKELLKRFLSVENIKKASIEELINTPSIDMRTAESIISYFRGYKS
- a CDS encoding metal-dependent hydrolase yields the protein MKGKTHAGVGVVTFLSVYDILPGKFNYIGIFVVIFASILPDIDHPKSIINKYILPFRNKLTKIVFYSCLGTILLWYDYLYKGEPVIKAIGISFFIIALSTHRNGLTHSLTGMIMFSFIIGYLGNMYNLHYLVYYFIIGYGMHLLCDMITDRGVPLFYPFKNKKFKMPLTYKTNSKIGCTIEELLMIFGLLFTIYKLPVIYK
- a CDS encoding peptidoglycan D,D-transpeptidase FtsI family protein encodes the protein MNDILNNIKKVMMVFLICFIALISYMTYFEMAIGPNIVNNAYNRRLWIKRNEVLRGTIYDRNGNALTKSEPIDQENQKREYTGGAMFAHALGYVDIKYGITGLERKYDEELMSTNIKDSIKSLIENKGKTQKKVGNNLKTTLDLETQKAAYDLLGDNKGAVVVLNPKTGEVIAMVSKPSFDPNDLGSTWEQLNKDENRPLINRVTAGLYPPGSTFKTITAISALENISGIQGRYFQDTGELYIGGDYTLHNFQGEVLGSINFKDAYTHSSNVYFGSLGLELGNEKLKQTAEKFFFNKEIPADGIPVEPSKFPELKSYEKGSIAQSAIGQSSDLASPLQMAVVTSVIANGGVLMKPHLVSDVTNSQGEEVKNIQPEQVGQIISSDVAATMKDVMRSVVESGTGTNASVEGVEVAGKTGTADNESQGKNSAPHAWFIGFAPYEDPQVAVAVIVENGGQGGKLAASIASEVIRTALRK
- a CDS encoding FtsW/RodA/SpoVE family cell cycle protein, with the translated sequence MDTTRDEKKLLRYTYLLCFVCFLNLAIIKQPFDKGAMVMAVVVCLLIGYSYFVIRKFFSDGDKYIFIFSSILSVIGMVMLYRIDMTVAIKQIIWFAIGVTGFILIVVLMPDTSRFSKYKYIYLICTLIFMGMGTVVGSATGNEINGAKNWVNLAGIQFQPSEFAKLFLVAYLASDLKNYKNFKNLIVPGIVVMISLAFMVLQKDLGSALIFFGIAITMLYIATSKFRYVLICFLLSSGGAFLSYKLFNHVRTRIMIWKNPWPYATNESYQIVQSMFSIASGGLTGTGLGLGHPEYVPINTTDFIFAVLCEELGILIGFSIIILYFLLFYRCMRAAVYGNDEFSRLLAVGYSAMIASQVLVIVGGVMNAIPLTGITLPLVSRGGSSMLITFFSLGIIQKISEEGR